The following are from one region of the Chloracidobacterium sp. genome:
- the mreD gene encoding rod shape-determining protein MreD, translating to MDNVKITVALIIAVLLQWTLRNVAEPFAYVDFPLIIVVYAALQRNALRAIFFGAFAGLAVDALSGGLLGANGFSKTLVAFVVSEIARRVYLDNLLLRIPVIAGACLLDDLVYYGVHRLLGQDPSGQVLVIVSYTLIGTTIAGTMIYIFLDYFLAERAKTRKREMFPTKRQTRRRNPIRLGK from the coding sequence ATGGATAACGTAAAAATAACAGTTGCACTGATCATCGCCGTCCTTTTGCAATGGACGCTGCGAAACGTTGCCGAGCCGTTCGCCTACGTCGATTTTCCGCTGATCATCGTTGTTTACGCCGCGCTGCAGAGAAATGCACTCAGGGCGATCTTTTTCGGAGCCTTCGCCGGACTCGCCGTTGACGCCCTCAGCGGCGGGCTTCTGGGAGCGAACGGATTCTCGAAAACCCTCGTTGCTTTCGTCGTTTCCGAGATCGCCAGGAGGGTATATTTGGACAACCTTTTGCTCCGGATACCCGTCATAGCCGGAGCTTGTTTATTGGACGATCTCGTATATTACGGCGTTCACCGGCTGCTTGGCCAGGATCCTTCCGGACAGGTTCTTGTGATCGTTTCGTACACTCTGATAGGTACAACGATCGCCGGAACGATGATCTATATCTTTCTTGATTACTTTCTTGCCGAGCGGGCGAAGACAAGAAAGCGTGAGATGTTTCCGACCAAGCGGCAGACCCGCCGGCGCAACCCGATAAGGCTCGGAAAATAG
- the mrdA gene encoding penicillin-binding protein 2 yields the protein MKLNENAQNLGARIGTIQIVAFLLLTILGVRLYYLQVVKGDYYSERAENQRIRLIPIPAPRGAIFDRNGKILVDSRPTFNVVLSNEPLKQIAVEERVDEYAEGLNLEPQFVIERLNAIKKQNDFETLVLKDNASMQDIAWVEAHSLEYPELRIELQPQRFYPHGTNMAHVLGYVGEISPKQLESETFKQKGFRPGDIIGKGGLEEYYDEFLRGRPGYRKVIVDSRGRIQSEIEVVPPQSGQDLVSTIDLDLQMAAEQQLAASVTKRGTIIAMDPNNGELLALASWPSFDPNVFVQGSKTREGRKQIAAYWQEPQRPLFNRAIQGRYPPGSTWKIPESLGALQQGVITVQNSNMACGGGIQIGNKFTRCMGSHGSPPLSYAITKSCDGYYYRLALKMKVEGLIEMIEMFGYDQRSGIDLPNEKVSQTPKSWKPIIEKREGKWSDIRTVYASIGQDTVWVTPISMLRAVASIGAHGKMYVPHFLKEFKPISGTDNFEARPGFGFQRPEPKDIPMTPEQEEVMVKGMWAVVNGGGTAAGIAIPGFDVAGKTGTAQVAELGKDVGDKKDHAWFVSFAPAYKPEIAVIALIENVGFGGSHAAPAVKGVYEAYLAKRGGGPVQTDEIAKK from the coding sequence ATGAAGTTGAACGAAAATGCTCAGAATCTCGGAGCAAGGATCGGAACGATACAGATCGTAGCGTTTCTGCTTCTTACGATACTCGGTGTTCGGCTCTATTACCTGCAGGTCGTCAAGGGCGATTACTACAGCGAACGTGCCGAGAACCAGCGGATCCGGCTGATCCCGATACCGGCGCCTCGGGGGGCCATCTTCGACCGGAACGGCAAGATCCTTGTAGATTCGCGGCCCACCTTTAATGTCGTTCTCTCGAATGAACCTCTGAAGCAGATCGCCGTCGAAGAACGTGTTGATGAATATGCCGAAGGGCTGAACCTCGAACCTCAGTTCGTTATCGAGCGGCTCAATGCGATCAAAAAGCAAAACGATTTTGAGACCCTTGTGCTGAAAGACAATGCGTCGATGCAGGACATTGCCTGGGTCGAGGCTCATTCGTTGGAATACCCTGAGCTTCGGATCGAACTCCAGCCGCAAAGATTTTATCCGCATGGCACAAACATGGCTCACGTCCTTGGCTATGTGGGAGAAATAAGTCCGAAGCAGCTCGAATCCGAGACGTTCAAGCAAAAAGGCTTTCGGCCGGGCGATATCATCGGCAAGGGCGGACTTGAGGAATACTACGATGAGTTTCTGCGGGGCAGGCCCGGTTACCGCAAAGTGATCGTGGACAGCCGCGGCCGGATACAAAGCGAGATCGAGGTCGTGCCGCCGCAATCGGGCCAGGATCTTGTTTCAACGATCGATCTTGACCTCCAGATGGCCGCCGAACAGCAGCTTGCGGCCTCGGTGACCAAGCGCGGAACGATCATTGCGATGGATCCGAACAATGGCGAATTACTTGCCCTTGCCTCGTGGCCCTCGTTCGACCCCAACGTCTTCGTTCAGGGAAGCAAGACACGTGAAGGGCGCAAACAGATCGCCGCATATTGGCAGGAACCTCAGCGGCCGCTCTTTAACCGTGCGATCCAGGGCCGATATCCGCCCGGTTCGACATGGAAGATCCCGGAATCGCTCGGGGCGCTGCAGCAGGGTGTCATCACGGTTCAGAATTCGAACATGGCGTGCGGCGGCGGCATTCAGATCGGAAACAAATTCACACGCTGTATGGGCAGCCACGGCTCGCCGCCCTTAAGCTACGCGATCACCAAATCGTGCGATGGCTATTATTACCGGCTCGCGCTAAAGATGAAGGTCGAGGGCCTGATCGAAATGATCGAGATGTTCGGTTACGACCAGCGGAGCGGGATCGATCTTCCGAATGAAAAGGTCTCGCAGACGCCGAAGAGCTGGAAACCGATAATCGAAAAACGCGAAGGCAAATGGAGCGACATCCGCACGGTTTATGCCTCGATCGGTCAGGACACGGTGTGGGTTACACCGATCTCGATGCTCAGGGCAGTTGCAAGCATCGGCGCTCACGGGAAGATGTATGTGCCGCATTTCCTTAAGGAATTCAAACCGATAAGCGGCACGGATAATTTTGAAGCACGGCCGGGCTTCGGATTTCAGCGGCCCGAGCCGAAAGACATCCCGATGACCCCTGAGCAGGAAGAGGTCATGGTCAAAGGAATGTGGGCCGTCGTAAACGGCGGCGGAACGGCGGCAGGTATTGCGATACCCGGCTTTGATGTCGCGGGCAAGACCGGGACGGCGCAGGTCGCTGAACTCGGAAAGGACGTTGGCGACAAGAAAGACCACGCCTGGTTCGTCAGCTTTGCTCCGGCGTACAAGCCGGAGATCGCCGTCATCGCCCTGATCGAAAACGTCGGTTTTGGCGGAAGCCATGCCGCTCCGGCAGTGAAGGGAGTTTATGAGGCTTATCTGGCAAAACGCGGCGGCGGTCCGGTTCAGACTGACGAGATCGCAAAAAAGTAA
- a CDS encoding rod shape-determining protein RodA produces the protein MVAIIERRDLRDFDWLTTIVAIAIACFGVWQIHNAVPNADTWSKQLIGLAIAMFAFVIVAFSDYRRIIDAAPVFYAVGLLLLFLVITPLGVEVNGQKAWLRLPVIGQFQPSEFAKIPTVLMLAKYFGARKSGTLQLTEVFVGLAILAGPVGLIMLEPDAGQAITYFPILAAVFFLSAIKIRYVVIALVAAAIFVPTAFYVGIQTGVIKRYQQERVMAIIDPESADPRGYGYHTVQSMITVGKGGLSGIKGDSETSQSVLKFLPEPQTDFIFAVTAENTGFVGCIALLFAYAMLISRLISGAREANDRAGMLVIMSIATALAFQIFLNIGMTLGFLPVIGVPLPLMSAGLSALLSTFLAIGFVVSIRMRRFVN, from the coding sequence ATGGTAGCGATAATCGAAAGACGGGATCTGCGTGATTTTGACTGGTTGACGACCATTGTCGCTATTGCCATCGCCTGTTTTGGCGTCTGGCAGATCCATAATGCGGTCCCGAATGCGGATACATGGTCAAAGCAGCTGATCGGGCTGGCGATCGCGATGTTCGCATTCGTGATAGTCGCCTTTTCTGACTATCGACGGATCATCGATGCCGCTCCGGTCTTTTATGCTGTCGGTCTGCTGTTGCTGTTTTTGGTGATAACGCCGCTCGGCGTCGAGGTCAACGGGCAGAAAGCATGGCTGCGTTTACCCGTGATCGGGCAGTTTCAACCGTCAGAGTTTGCCAAGATCCCGACGGTGCTGATGCTCGCAAAATACTTCGGTGCCCGGAAATCGGGAACGCTTCAGCTAACGGAGGTCTTTGTCGGCCTGGCGATACTCGCCGGACCGGTCGGGTTGATAATGCTTGAGCCGGATGCAGGCCAGGCGATCACATATTTCCCGATCCTCGCCGCGGTGTTCTTTCTTTCTGCGATCAAGATCCGTTACGTTGTCATCGCTCTTGTGGCGGCCGCGATATTCGTGCCGACCGCATTCTACGTCGGGATCCAGACCGGCGTTATCAAGCGGTATCAGCAAGAACGCGTCATGGCGATCATCGATCCGGAAAGCGCCGATCCGCGTGGATACGGCTATCACACGGTCCAGTCAATGATCACGGTCGGTAAGGGCGGACTTTCCGGCATCAAGGGCGATAGCGAGACCTCTCAAAGCGTGCTGAAGTTCCTGCCCGAGCCGCAAACAGATTTTATTTTTGCAGTTACGGCGGAAAATACCGGCTTTGTCGGGTGTATCGCGCTCCTTTTTGCATACGCGATGCTGATCTCGCGCCTGATCAGCGGAGCTCGCGAAGCTAACGACCGTGCCGGGATGCTTGTTATAATGTCGATAGCGACGGCGCTTGCGTTTCAGATATTCCTGAATATCGGAATGACGCTTGGCTTCCTGCCAGTCATCGGTGTACCGCTGCCGTTAATGAGCGCCGGACTGTCGGCGCTGCTTTCGACATTCCTTGCGATCGGGTTCGTGGTCAGTATCCGAATGCGTAGATTTGTCAATTAA
- a CDS encoding PBP1A family penicillin-binding protein, with translation MARERKIVEREVGSIESRSGLGTKALWFLMAVLLAVSAGAITGVLASYYLNNSRYSVEVSALATYRPPQVTTIYADDGETVLAEFAIEKRIPIKEQDIPKNVENALLAIEDYRYYDHIGIDPYRIVGVVFKNFTTGRMEGASTITQQLAKNLFLYKDQTYSRKINEWMVALQIERFYTKRQILEMYMNYVFLGAGAYGFEAGSKTYFGKSLKELNLEEAALLAAIPKSPEYSPTRNMEKAKARRDIVLDQMAKYGYVSNDEAEAAKAKPIKLADTAYYQALPKSTPWDYPVEEIRKYLEDKYTTRVAQGGLKVYTTINVEAQKIATKTIREKLRAYDRGRKWRSDYQNVLVDPDGQPLTDEKDITKVLNTYKHADWYGDEYDEGEYIKGLVVRANPAADEVGVRFGRYKAVVRPKDMGRSGKRPKDELKPGFLAEFLIKKVDNQNQILEVELAQVPEVQAAIVSINAKNGEIVAMVGGYDYHTNRFNNATQGLRQTGSAYKPFIYAAAVEDGMTPDMLVSGAPIKRGGWQPSNYDGSPSHPNVPMKVALAKSYNLAAVHLLEQVGIQAGGQMVRRFGITNPMAPSLPSALGASEASLLEMVAAYSAFPNKGIRMQPHLIRKVYSRDGSLLEEYDGSSSKVMSEYVALTMVDMMRGVTSGGGTAPGASAGGHPLAGKTGTVNKHTDVWFVGYTPSYVTGVWMGNPLRKESLGAGMTGGGTALPIFNSFMIPFMKDKPRESFPRTPPMPSEIRSLMERNRREELEKLARADLQAAKSGAVTTATQPESADSTTAAPAGTGSDTEKSIDIQRSNPGNDPPPPVRPVTQPPPARNNDPPSAPEGTKRKGKKGEG, from the coding sequence ATGGCAAGAGAAAGAAAGATCGTTGAACGAGAGGTCGGATCGATAGAATCGCGGAGCGGACTCGGGACAAAAGCTCTTTGGTTTTTGATGGCGGTCCTTCTTGCGGTCTCGGCCGGTGCGATCACGGGCGTACTTGCGTCTTATTATCTGAATAATTCGCGCTACTCCGTCGAAGTGTCTGCGCTTGCAACATACAGGCCGCCGCAGGTGACCACGATATATGCCGACGACGGCGAGACCGTACTTGCCGAATTTGCGATCGAAAAGCGGATCCCTATCAAAGAGCAGGACATCCCGAAAAATGTCGAGAATGCACTTCTCGCGATCGAAGATTACCGGTATTACGATCATATCGGTATCGATCCCTATCGAATTGTCGGCGTTGTCTTCAAGAACTTTACGACCGGCAGAATGGAAGGTGCCTCGACCATAACTCAGCAACTGGCCAAGAACTTGTTCCTTTACAAGGACCAGACCTATTCGCGAAAGATCAACGAGTGGATGGTAGCTCTTCAGATCGAGCGTTTTTATACCAAGCGTCAGATCCTCGAGATGTACATGAATTATGTGTTTCTTGGTGCGGGCGCGTATGGATTTGAGGCCGGTTCGAAGACCTATTTCGGCAAATCCCTGAAAGAGCTGAATCTTGAAGAAGCCGCTCTGCTTGCAGCGATCCCGAAATCGCCGGAATATTCGCCAACGCGGAACATGGAAAAGGCCAAGGCTCGCCGCGATATCGTGCTCGATCAGATGGCAAAATACGGGTATGTTTCGAATGATGAGGCTGAGGCCGCGAAAGCCAAACCGATCAAACTTGCCGACACGGCATATTACCAGGCGCTTCCGAAATCGACGCCTTGGGATTATCCGGTCGAAGAGATCCGGAAGTACCTCGAAGACAAATATACGACGCGCGTTGCACAGGGCGGGCTGAAGGTTTACACGACCATCAACGTAGAAGCGCAAAAGATAGCGACCAAAACGATCAGAGAAAAACTTCGGGCCTATGACCGCGGACGCAAGTGGCGTTCGGATTACCAGAACGTGCTTGTTGATCCGGACGGACAGCCATTGACGGATGAAAAGGACATTACAAAGGTCCTTAACACCTATAAACACGCCGATTGGTACGGTGACGAATATGACGAGGGCGAATACATCAAGGGCCTTGTCGTTCGGGCCAATCCGGCAGCCGATGAAGTGGGTGTAAGATTTGGCCGGTACAAGGCCGTGGTTCGACCGAAGGACATGGGCCGGAGCGGGAAGCGTCCGAAGGACGAGCTTAAGCCCGGCTTTCTCGCCGAGTTCCTGATCAAGAAGGTAGACAATCAGAATCAGATACTCGAGGTCGAGTTGGCACAGGTCCCCGAGGTTCAGGCGGCGATCGTTTCGATCAACGCCAAGAACGGCGAGATCGTCGCGATGGTCGGCGGTTACGACTATCATACCAATCGCTTTAACAACGCGACGCAGGGATTGAGGCAGACCGGCTCGGCGTACAAGCCGTTCATCTATGCGGCGGCGGTCGAAGACGGCATGACCCCCGATATGCTCGTTAGCGGTGCCCCGATCAAGCGCGGTGGCTGGCAGCCTTCCAATTACGACGGTTCGCCGAGCCATCCGAATGTTCCGATGAAGGTCGCGTTGGCCAAATCGTACAACCTCGCCGCGGTCCACCTTCTGGAACAGGTCGGGATCCAGGCCGGCGGACAAATGGTGAGGCGGTTCGGGATCACGAACCCGATGGCCCCGAGTCTGCCGTCAGCGCTCGGTGCGTCCGAAGCCTCGCTGCTCGAAATGGTCGCTGCATATTCGGCATTTCCGAACAAAGGCATCCGCATGCAGCCGCATCTGATCAGAAAGGTCTACAGCCGTGACGGTTCGCTGCTGGAAGAATATGACGGATCGAGCTCGAAGGTGATGAGCGAATATGTCGCATTGACAATGGTCGATATGATGCGCGGCGTCACCTCAGGCGGCGGGACGGCTCCGGGTGCGAGTGCGGGCGGCCATCCGCTGGCAGGCAAGACGGGTACGGTCAACAAACACACTGACGTCTGGTTTGTCGGTTACACGCCGTCGTACGTGACCGGCGTTTGGATGGGAAATCCGCTTCGAAAGGAATCGCTCGGTGCCGGCATGACCGGCGGCGGAACGGCACTTCCGATCTTCAATTCGTTCATGATCCCGTTCATGAAAGATAAGCCCCGCGAGAGTTTTCCACGGACGCCGCCAATGCCGTCAGAGATCCGATCACTGATGGAACGCAACCGTCGCGAAGAACTTGAAAAGCTCGCGCGTGCCGATCTGCAGGCTGCAAAGTCAGGCGCGGTGACGACGGCGACCCAGCCTGAATCGGCCGATTCGACGACCGCTGCACCGGCAGGTACCGGGTCCGATACAGAAAAGAGCATCGATATCCAACGGTCCAATCCGGGCAACGACCCGCCGCCGCCAGTTCGCCCGGTCACCCAGCCGCCGCCCGCAAGAAACAACGACCCGCCGTCGGCTCCTGAGGGGACGAAGCGAAAAGGCAAGAAAGGCGAAGGTTAA
- a CDS encoding esterase family protein, whose translation MRRDITSWYSHNLNMDMPLVAYGHAGYPLLMFPTAAADYLEYERFYLVDSIKWFIENGLIRAYSINSVNKYSLLNKESHPAWKVEMLARYDRYITDEVLPLIRNECGNDARPLTTGASLGAFLAANTYFKHSDAFRGTIAMSGSYNIYNYLESYFDDNVYFNNPMMYLKNLNDDHHLPRLRNADSIVIVSGQGSYEAPDRSRDLSGVLHSKGIPHLLELWGHDVNHDWPWWRKMLPYYLGRFCER comes from the coding sequence ATGAGACGCGACATAACCTCGTGGTACAGCCACAATCTGAACATGGACATGCCGCTTGTGGCATACGGACACGCAGGCTACCCGCTGCTGATGTTCCCGACGGCAGCGGCGGATTATCTTGAGTATGAACGGTTCTATCTGGTGGATTCGATCAAGTGGTTCATCGAGAACGGCCTGATCCGCGCGTATTCGATCAATTCAGTTAATAAGTACAGCCTTTTGAACAAAGAATCGCATCCGGCATGGAAGGTCGAGATGCTCGCGCGGTATGACCGCTATATCACCGACGAGGTGCTGCCTCTTATCCGGAACGAATGCGGCAACGACGCCCGCCCACTCACGACCGGAGCCAGTCTCGGAGCGTTTCTCGCGGCAAATACCTATTTCAAACATTCCGATGCGTTTCGCGGAACCATCGCGATGAGCGGAAGCTACAATATCTATAATTATCTTGAGAGCTACTTCGACGACAACGTCTATTTCAATAACCCGATGATGTATCTCAAGAATCTCAACGACGATCATCACCTTCCGCGGCTTCGCAATGCAGATTCGATCGTCATCGTTTCGGGCCAGGGTTCATACGAGGCGCCGGACCGCAGCCGCGACCTATCGGGCGTTCTGCATTCGAAAGGGATCCCTCACCTGCTCGAGCTATGGGGACACGACGTAAATCACGATTGGCCGTGGTGGCGTAAGATGCTGCCATATTATCTCGGCAGATTTTGTGAACGATAA
- the sugE gene encoding quaternary ammonium compound efflux SMR transporter SugE codes for MNWTYLAIAGLLEIAWAIGLKYTEGWTRLVPSLITGVLMIASFYFLSLAVKTLPIGTAYAVWTGIGTVGAAILGMFLFDEPRDIVRIACIFLIIAGIAGLKLTSAN; via the coding sequence ATGAACTGGACCTATCTCGCCATAGCCGGATTGCTTGAGATCGCATGGGCGATCGGGCTGAAATATACCGAAGGCTGGACACGGCTCGTGCCCAGCCTTATTACCGGTGTGCTGATGATCGCGAGTTTTTACTTCCTTTCGCTTGCCGTAAAAACACTGCCGATCGGAACAGCTTATGCGGTTTGGACCGGTATCGGCACGGTCGGTGCTGCGATCTTGGGGATGTTTTTATTTGATGAGCCCAGGGATATTGTCCGTATCGCCTGTATTTTTCTGATAATTGCCGGTATCGCGGGCCTCAAGCTGACCTCAGCGAATTAA
- the lipB gene encoding lipoyl(octanoyl) transferase LipB: protein MHKRQLEVRRLGRIDYGSALTLQRSLEHEVIGRRERDYLLLLEHPHTYTIGRRAKESGILASAEVLRSLDAEVFETDRGGKVTYHGLGQIVGYPIISLSPDREDVHRYVRDIEEVLIRTMADHDIEAFRIEGLTGVHTSDGKVAAIGIHIKRWVTTHGFALNVNTDLSYFDWIIACEGEPVTSMDRLLGRDLDLRQVEDRLIANFSAVFGIEHVLADSSIATSMATAAETVV from the coding sequence ATGCACAAAAGGCAGCTAGAGGTTCGACGTCTTGGCCGGATCGACTACGGTTCGGCTCTGACCCTGCAAAGATCGCTTGAACACGAGGTTATTGGACGTCGAGAGCGAGACTACCTCTTATTGCTCGAGCATCCTCATACTTACACGATCGGTCGACGGGCGAAAGAAAGCGGTATCCTGGCCTCGGCAGAGGTTCTGAGAAGCCTCGATGCCGAGGTCTTTGAGACAGACCGCGGCGGCAAGGTCACATATCACGGCCTTGGCCAGATCGTCGGATATCCGATCATTAGCCTTTCACCGGACCGCGAGGACGTTCATAGATATGTCCGCGACATTGAGGAAGTGCTCATCAGGACCATGGCCGATCACGACATCGAAGCGTTTCGCATCGAAGGTCTGACGGGTGTCCATACGTCCGATGGAAAGGTCGCGGCGATCGGGATCCATATCAAACGGTGGGTCACGACACACGGTTTTGCACTAAACGTGAACACCGACCTTAGTTATTTTGATTGGATCATTGCCTGCGAAGGTGAACCGGTCACCTCGATGGACCGTCTGCTTGGCCGCGATCTCGATCTGAGACAGGTCGAGGACCGATTGATCGCGAATTTTTCGGCCGTTTTCGGGATCGAACACGTTCTCGCGGATAGTTCGATAGCAACAAGCATGGCTACAGCCGCTGAAACGGTCGTTTAG
- a CDS encoding redoxin domain-containing protein → MKVITAFSIVLLSFVFVSAQNEQSPIVAKTINYRNWSYKNLSGDGQTDLRAFTQGKKLVMVVYWAPWCPNWRHDVAFVQGLHERYGDKGLAVIGVSNYAKVSEMKNHTSFYKLTFPNVFDSVSTTDRLTTEHYQQRTVAGDTRKWGTPWYIFLEPGKLESQGDVIARNVDLVNGELIKDEAEKYIREKLGLGANAIGKIGKNEIEVCDPATNASALNKP, encoded by the coding sequence ATGAAGGTCATTACAGCATTTTCGATCGTTCTGCTTTCATTTGTTTTCGTATCGGCTCAGAACGAGCAATCGCCGATCGTTGCGAAGACGATCAATTACCGCAATTGGAGTTACAAAAATCTCAGCGGCGACGGCCAGACCGACTTACGTGCGTTCACTCAAGGCAAGAAGTTGGTGATGGTGGTCTATTGGGCTCCCTGGTGCCCAAACTGGCGTCACGACGTCGCATTTGTTCAGGGACTTCACGAAAGATACGGCGATAAAGGGCTTGCGGTGATAGGCGTCAGCAATTACGCCAAGGTGAGCGAAATGAAGAACCACACATCATTTTACAAGCTGACCTTTCCGAACGTCTTCGATTCCGTCTCGACCACCGACCGGCTGACGACCGAACATTACCAGCAGCGTACGGTCGCCGGCGACACACGGAAATGGGGAACGCCCTGGTACATCTTTCTTGAACCCGGAAAGCTCGAATCACAGGGTGATGTCATCGCCAGGAATGTCGATCTGGTGAACGGTGAGCTGATAAAAGACGAGGCAGAGAAGTACATTCGCGAAAAACTCGGCCTCGGTGCGAACGCGATCGGAAAGATCGGCAAGAATGAGATCGAGGTATGCGACCCGGCAACGAATGCGTCAGCTTTGAACAAGCCGTAG